One Peterkaempfera bronchialis DNA window includes the following coding sequences:
- a CDS encoding glycerol-3-phosphate dehydrogenase/oxidase: MVKPVALSPQSRAEALYRLGDQELDILVVGGGVVGAGAALDAATRGLSVGLVEARDWASGTSSRSSKLIHGGLRYLEMLDFRLVAEALRERGLLLQRIAPHLVRPVPFLYPLQHRVWERPYVGSGVLLYDTMGITSGNARGLPRHRHLTRRGALREAPALRTDALVGAVQYWDAQVDDARHTMTTARTAAAYGALVANRTRVTRFLRQGERVVGAAVTDLETGTETEVRARQVINATGVWTDDTQAMAGTRGQFHVRASKGVHLLVPRDRINSRTGLILRTEKSVLFVIPWGRHWIVGTTDTDWDLDKFHPAASARDIEYLLDHVNQVLVTPLLPEDVEGVYAGLRPLLSGEAADTSKLSREHLVAHPVPGLVVVAGGKYTTYRVMAKDAVDEAVRALDEKVPGCTTDTVPLLGADGFQAIWNARHTLARRSGLHVARVEHLLRRYGSLVNEVLDLVAADPSLGEPLPSSDDYLRAEAVYAVTHEGARHLDDVLARRTRISIESWDRGVDAARTVAGLMAEPLGWGEDQVEREIDHYLKRVEAERQAQEQPDDHTADAVRLGAPEIVPPA, from the coding sequence ATGGTGAAGCCGGTGGCACTCTCGCCCCAGTCCCGCGCCGAAGCGCTCTACCGCCTCGGCGATCAGGAACTCGACATCCTCGTGGTGGGCGGCGGCGTGGTCGGCGCCGGAGCCGCCCTCGACGCCGCCACCCGGGGCCTCTCCGTCGGCCTGGTCGAGGCCCGCGACTGGGCCTCCGGCACCTCCAGCCGCTCCAGCAAGCTGATCCACGGCGGGCTGCGCTACCTGGAGATGCTGGACTTCCGGCTGGTCGCCGAGGCCCTGCGGGAGCGCGGCCTGCTGCTCCAGCGGATCGCCCCCCACCTGGTCCGCCCCGTGCCGTTCCTCTACCCGCTCCAGCACCGCGTCTGGGAACGCCCCTACGTCGGCTCCGGCGTGCTGCTGTACGACACCATGGGCATCACCTCCGGCAATGCCCGGGGCCTGCCCCGCCACCGCCACCTCACCCGCCGGGGCGCCCTGCGGGAGGCCCCCGCGCTCCGTACCGACGCGCTGGTCGGCGCCGTCCAGTACTGGGACGCCCAGGTCGACGACGCCCGGCACACCATGACCACCGCCCGCACCGCCGCCGCGTACGGCGCGCTGGTCGCCAACCGCACCCGGGTCACCCGCTTCCTGCGCCAGGGCGAACGCGTCGTCGGCGCCGCCGTCACCGACCTGGAGACCGGGACCGAGACGGAGGTGCGCGCCCGGCAGGTGATCAACGCCACCGGCGTCTGGACCGACGACACCCAGGCGATGGCCGGCACCCGGGGCCAGTTCCATGTACGGGCCTCCAAGGGCGTCCACCTGCTGGTGCCCCGCGACCGCATCAACTCCCGCACCGGGCTGATCCTGCGGACCGAGAAATCCGTGCTCTTCGTCATCCCCTGGGGCCGCCACTGGATCGTCGGCACCACCGACACCGACTGGGACCTCGACAAGTTCCACCCCGCCGCCAGCGCCCGGGACATCGAGTACCTGCTGGACCACGTCAACCAGGTCCTGGTCACCCCGCTCCTCCCGGAGGACGTCGAAGGCGTCTACGCCGGCCTGCGCCCGCTGCTCTCCGGCGAGGCCGCCGACACCAGCAAGCTCTCCCGGGAACACCTGGTCGCCCACCCCGTGCCCGGCCTGGTCGTGGTCGCCGGCGGCAAATACACCACCTACCGGGTGATGGCCAAGGACGCTGTGGACGAGGCCGTACGCGCCCTCGACGAGAAGGTGCCCGGGTGCACCACCGACACCGTGCCGCTGCTCGGCGCCGACGGCTTCCAGGCCATCTGGAACGCCCGCCACACCCTCGCCCGCCGCTCCGGTCTGCATGTCGCCCGGGTGGAGCACCTGCTGCGCCGCTACGGCTCCCTGGTCAACGAGGTGCTCGACCTGGTCGCCGCCGACCCCTCCCTCGGCGAACCGCTGCCCAGCTCCGACGACTACCTGCGCGCCGAGGCCGTCTACGCGGTCACCCATGAGGGCGCCCGGCACCTGGACGACGTGCTCGCCCGCCGCACCCGGATCTCCATCGAGTCCTGGGACCGGGGCGTGGACGCCGCCCGCACCGTCGCCGGGCTGATGGCCGAACCCCTCGGCTGGGGCGAGGACCAGGTGGAGCGGGAGATCGACCACTACCTCAAGCGGGTGGAGGCCGAACGGCAGGCCCAGGAGCAGCCCGACGACCACACGGCGGACGCCGTACGCCTCGGCGCACCCGAGATCGTCCCACCGGCCTGA